A stretch of the Pseudomonas helvetica genome encodes the following:
- a CDS encoding DUF1090 domain-containing protein produces the protein MKFLSPLAMLVLCGVMVTPLMAAEETPQLTGCAAKRQSISNQIEQARAHGNAGQQSGLEKALSEATEHCNDAALKKERENKVLDAKHEVSRRQADLDKAMKQGDAEKINKRKDKLAESRKELQRALDELDK, from the coding sequence ATGAAATTTCTTTCACCGCTCGCCATGCTGGTCCTTTGTGGCGTCATGGTGACACCGCTGATGGCTGCCGAAGAAACTCCGCAACTCACTGGTTGTGCCGCCAAGCGCCAGTCCATCAGCAACCAGATCGAACAGGCCAGGGCACACGGCAATGCCGGACAACAGTCTGGCCTGGAAAAAGCCCTGAGCGAAGCCACCGAGCACTGCAACGACGCCGCCTTGAAGAAAGAGCGCGAGAACAAGGTGCTCGACGCCAAGCACGAAGTCAGCCGCCGTCAGGCCGACCTCGACAAGGCGATGAAACAGGGCGACGCCGAGAAGATCAACAAACGCAAAGACAAACTCGCCGAGTCCCGTAAGGAATTGCAGCGAGCGCTGGATGAGCTGGATAAGTAA
- a CDS encoding cytochrome c: protein MTLKRLSVVLLACLTLSACGGVDPNSPLGQRKAIFKQMLKTGEDLGGMLRGRIPFDGPRFTAGAVKLDALSHEPWKHFPQVREDGKTSAKDDVWQQQARFQEMARTLEAATGELVIASQVQPYKASNLGPAVQKVEDACSACHKQFRDH from the coding sequence ATGACTCTTAAAAGACTTTCTGTTGTATTGCTGGCCTGCCTGACGCTGTCCGCCTGTGGCGGTGTCGATCCGAACTCGCCGCTGGGTCAGCGCAAGGCGATTTTCAAGCAAATGCTCAAGACTGGCGAAGACCTGGGCGGCATGTTGCGGGGACGTATCCCGTTCGATGGCCCGCGTTTTACCGCCGGCGCAGTCAAGCTCGACGCCTTGTCCCATGAGCCGTGGAAGCATTTCCCACAGGTTCGTGAGGACGGCAAAACCAGCGCCAAAGACGATGTCTGGCAGCAGCAGGCACGTTTCCAGGAAATGGCCCGCACGCTTGAGGCCGCCACCGGTGAATTGGTGATCGCCAGCCAGGTTCAGCCGTACAAGGCCAGTAACCTGGGCCCGGCCGTGCAGAAAGTCGAAGACGCCTGTAGTGCGTGCCATAAACAGTTTCGTGATCACTGA
- a CDS encoding murein transglycosylase A, which produces MNSRFKAWRNTLLWTVPMVALLAGCNSGDTAKPQTHAIATYSSATWEALPAVSDNDLLAGFGSWRSACTRLKSDPVWGATCAAAANVPQTADAIRGFLKEQLAVYGLRSSSGNANGLITGYYEPVYPGSLTQNPVANVPVYGVPDDMIIVSLESIYPELKGKRLRGRLEGRVLKPYDDAAAIETKGVKAPVLAWLTDPMDLQFLQIQGSGRIQLEDGRQLRIGYADQNGHPYRPIGRWLVDQGELKKEDVTMGAISAWAKAHPTRIPELLGSNPSYVFFSRNPDSNEGPRGSLNVPLTSGYSVAVDRKVIPLGSLLWLSTTRPDGSALVRPVAAQDTGGAITGEVRADLFWGTGDAAGQLAGDMKQQGQIWMLWPKGAALPQLPQVTDTK; this is translated from the coding sequence ATGAACAGCCGTTTCAAGGCCTGGCGCAACACTCTGCTCTGGACCGTACCGATGGTCGCCCTGCTCGCCGGTTGCAACAGTGGCGACACCGCAAAACCACAAACCCACGCCATCGCCACCTATTCCAGCGCGACGTGGGAAGCTTTGCCGGCGGTATCTGATAATGACTTGCTGGCCGGCTTCGGTTCCTGGCGCAGCGCCTGTACCCGCCTGAAATCCGACCCGGTCTGGGGCGCGACCTGCGCAGCGGCAGCCAATGTGCCGCAAACCGCAGACGCCATCCGCGGCTTTCTCAAGGAACAGCTGGCGGTCTACGGCCTGCGCTCCTCCAGCGGCAATGCGAATGGCTTGATCACCGGCTATTACGAGCCGGTCTATCCGGGCAGCCTGACGCAGAACCCGGTGGCCAATGTGCCGGTTTACGGTGTACCGGACGACATGATCATCGTCTCGCTCGAGAGCATTTACCCCGAACTCAAAGGCAAGCGCCTGCGCGGTCGCCTTGAAGGCCGGGTGCTCAAGCCTTACGACGATGCCGCCGCCATTGAAACCAAAGGGGTCAAGGCGCCTGTGCTGGCGTGGCTGACCGATCCGATGGACCTGCAGTTTCTACAAATCCAGGGCTCGGGCCGCATTCAGCTGGAAGATGGCCGCCAACTGCGCATCGGTTATGCCGACCAGAACGGTCACCCGTACCGCCCAATTGGCCGCTGGCTGGTGGATCAGGGCGAACTGAAGAAGGAAGACGTGACCATGGGCGCCATCAGTGCCTGGGCCAAGGCCCACCCGACGCGCATTCCTGAACTGCTCGGCAGTAACCCGAGCTACGTGTTCTTCAGCCGCAATCCTGACAGCAACGAAGGCCCGCGCGGCTCGTTGAACGTGCCACTGACCTCGGGTTACAGCGTGGCGGTGGATCGCAAGGTGATTCCACTGGGCAGTCTGCTCTGGTTATCCACTACCCGCCCTGATGGCAGCGCACTGGTGCGCCCCGTCGCCGCACAGGACACCGGTGGCGCGATCACCGGCGAAGTTCGCGCCGACCTGTTCTGGGGCACCGGCGATGCCGCCGGGCAACTGGCCGGCGACATGAAACAGCAAGGGCAAATCTGGATGCTCTGGCCAAAAGGCGCGGCACTACCGCAACTGCCGCAGGTGACCGACACAAAGTAA
- a CDS encoding MAPEG family protein, producing the protein MNVALWCVLIAIFLPYVCTAIAKIGGKFGLRDNHDPRDFLESLEGFAKRAHWAQLNSFEVTPAFAAAVIVAHLVGNAELVTINVLSVLFITSRLLYIICYLADWAILRSLVWFVGMGLIAAFFFVSI; encoded by the coding sequence ATGAACGTTGCCCTGTGGTGTGTATTGATCGCGATTTTCTTGCCGTACGTTTGCACCGCCATTGCCAAGATCGGCGGCAAGTTCGGGCTTCGGGATAATCATGATCCGCGAGATTTTCTTGAGTCCCTCGAAGGGTTCGCCAAGCGTGCCCACTGGGCCCAGTTGAACAGCTTTGAAGTCACCCCGGCGTTTGCCGCCGCGGTCATCGTCGCGCACCTGGTCGGCAATGCCGAACTGGTGACGATCAACGTGCTGTCGGTGCTGTTCATCACCAGCCGCCTGCTTTACATCATCTGCTACCTGGCAGACTGGGCGATCCTGCGTTCGCTGGTGTGGTTTGTCGGCATGGGATTGATTGCCGCCTTCTTTTTTGTGTCGATCTGA
- a CDS encoding EamA family transporter, whose product MLATILVLVAALLHAAWNTLIKFSAERLLVVACMDSVAMLFVALMLGFVALPPMDIWPWILASAAFELLYRYLLIQAYRVGDLGLVYPLMRGLSPLVVLALTLIFAGEVLTTQQILGILLIPFGMLCLLWQGGGGERLPWSMLPVVVLIGLCIGGYTFIDGQALRRWSHPLDYLVWVTLLSAWPFPLLALVRKRPAFMLFWREQWRLGLGVGFCVLFSYALVLWAMQLGSIAEAAALREISVILVVLFGMRYLKEPFGRPRLLACGLVLAGMLVMKF is encoded by the coding sequence GTGCTTGCGACGATTCTGGTGTTGGTGGCGGCGTTGTTGCACGCAGCCTGGAATACCCTGATCAAGTTCAGTGCTGAGCGGTTATTGGTCGTGGCCTGCATGGACAGTGTCGCGATGCTGTTTGTCGCGCTGATGCTGGGTTTCGTCGCGCTGCCACCGATGGATATCTGGCCGTGGATACTCGCTTCGGCCGCCTTCGAGTTGCTCTATCGGTATCTGCTGATCCAGGCCTATCGGGTCGGCGATCTTGGGCTGGTCTATCCGCTGATGCGCGGTTTGTCGCCGTTGGTGGTCTTGGCGTTGACACTGATCTTTGCTGGCGAAGTGCTGACGACCCAGCAGATCCTCGGCATTTTGCTGATCCCGTTCGGCATGCTGTGCCTGCTTTGGCAGGGCGGTGGCGGGGAGCGTTTGCCGTGGTCGATGTTGCCGGTAGTGGTGCTGATCGGCTTGTGCATTGGCGGCTACACCTTTATCGATGGGCAGGCGTTGCGGCGCTGGTCGCACCCGCTCGATTACCTGGTCTGGGTGACGCTGCTCAGTGCCTGGCCGTTTCCGCTGTTGGCACTGGTGCGCAAGCGTCCGGCTTTTATGCTGTTCTGGCGTGAGCAGTGGCGACTGGGCTTGGGTGTCGGGTTCTGCGTGTTGTTCAGCTACGCTTTGGTGCTCTGGGCCATGCAGTTGGGGTCGATCGCCGAAGCGGCGGCACTGCGCGAGATCAGTGTGATTCTGGTGGTGCTGTTCGGCATGCGTTACCTCAAGGAACCTTTCGGCCGGCCCAGGCTCTTGGCTTGTGGGCTGGTACTGGCCGGCATGCTCGTGATGAAGTTCTGA
- a CDS encoding MFS transporter, with the protein MPLALLALAVAAFGIGTTEFVIMGLLPDVARDLAVSIPEAGLLITGYALGVVFGAPILAVGTANMPRKATLLGMTLMFILGNMLCALAPNYATLMAARVITALCHGAFFGIGSVVAAGLVAPNKRAQAIAMMFTGLTLANVLGVPLGTALGQYAGWRSTFWAVSVIGVIAAIAQWVWLPKEIAMDKANLASEFKVLGKTNVLLALGMSVLASTSLFSVFTYIAPILQDITGVSPHGVTIMLLLFGVGLTAGSMLGGRLADSRLLPSLVGMALAVVLVLAAFSQTSHSVIPAAITLVLWGVFAFALCPILQLLIIDQAHEAPNLGSTLNQSAFNLGNAAGAWIGGLVVASGANLADLPWTGALVSGLTVLTALFFIYLQRREAATANVPG; encoded by the coding sequence ATGCCACTCGCCTTGCTTGCACTGGCTGTTGCCGCCTTCGGCATCGGCACCACTGAATTCGTCATCATGGGCTTGCTGCCCGATGTCGCCCGCGACCTTGCCGTAAGCATTCCCGAGGCCGGCCTGCTGATTACCGGCTACGCCCTGGGCGTGGTGTTCGGCGCGCCGATCCTCGCGGTCGGGACGGCCAACATGCCACGCAAAGCCACGCTGCTGGGCATGACGCTGATGTTCATCCTTGGCAACATGCTCTGCGCACTCGCCCCGAACTACGCCACATTGATGGCCGCACGGGTGATTACTGCGTTGTGCCACGGTGCATTCTTCGGCATCGGTTCAGTGGTCGCTGCAGGTTTAGTGGCACCGAACAAACGCGCCCAGGCAATTGCGATGATGTTCACCGGCCTGACCCTCGCCAACGTACTCGGCGTACCGCTGGGCACCGCGCTCGGGCAATACGCCGGCTGGCGCTCGACCTTCTGGGCGGTGTCGGTGATCGGCGTGATCGCGGCCATCGCCCAGTGGGTCTGGTTGCCGAAAGAGATCGCCATGGACAAAGCCAACCTGGCCAGCGAATTCAAGGTACTGGGCAAAACCAATGTGCTGCTGGCGTTGGGCATGAGCGTGCTGGCGTCGACCAGCCTGTTCAGTGTCTTCACCTACATCGCACCGATCCTGCAGGACATCACCGGCGTCAGCCCGCACGGCGTAACCATCATGCTGTTGTTGTTCGGTGTGGGCTTGACCGCTGGCAGCATGCTCGGCGGACGCTTGGCCGACAGCCGTTTGCTGCCGTCATTAGTCGGCATGGCCCTCGCGGTCGTGCTGGTGCTGGCCGCGTTCAGCCAGACCAGCCACTCGGTGATCCCGGCCGCCATCACCCTGGTACTGTGGGGTGTGTTCGCCTTCGCACTGTGCCCGATCCTGCAACTGCTGATCATCGACCAGGCTCATGAGGCGCCGAACCTGGGTTCGACGCTAAACCAGAGCGCCTTCAACCTGGGCAATGCCGCCGGAGCGTGGATCGGCGGACTGGTCGTCGCCAGCGGCGCCAACCTTGCAGACCTGCCATGGACCGGTGCACTGGTCAGCGGCTTGACCGTGCTGACGGCGCTGTTCTTTATCTACCTGCAACGCCGCGAAGCGGCAACGGCCAACGTCCCCGGCTGA
- a CDS encoding acyl-CoA thioesterase gives MNFHTRKWVKPEDLNPNGTLFGGSLLRWIDEEAAIYAIVQLGNQRVVTKYISEINFVSASRQGDIIELGITATEFGRTSITLTCEVRNKITRKSILTVEKMVFVNLGEDGLPTPHGRTEIKYVKDQFQDDPAVE, from the coding sequence ATGAATTTCCACACCCGCAAATGGGTAAAACCCGAAGACCTTAACCCCAACGGCACGCTGTTCGGCGGTAGCCTGCTGCGCTGGATCGACGAAGAGGCCGCCATTTACGCAATCGTCCAGCTGGGCAATCAGCGCGTGGTCACCAAGTACATTTCCGAAATCAACTTCGTCAGCGCCTCGCGCCAGGGCGACATCATCGAACTGGGTATCACCGCTACCGAATTCGGTCGTACCTCGATCACCCTGACGTGCGAAGTGCGCAACAAGATCACCCGCAAAAGCATCCTGACGGTCGAGAAGATGGTCTTCGTCAACCTGGGCGAAGACGGCTTGCCTACGCCCCATGGCCGGACCGAGATCAAGTACGTCAAGGACCAGTTCCAGGATGACCCCGCCGTCGAATGA
- the ahcY gene encoding adenosylhomocysteinase, giving the protein MSAVITPADFNDYKVADMSLAAWGRRETIIAESEMPALMGLRRKYSVEQPLKGAKILGCIHMTIQTAVLIETLVALGAEVRWSSCNIFSTQDQAAASIAAAGIPVFAWKGETEQEYEWCLEQTILKDGQPWDANMILDDGGDLTELLHKKYPQVLDRVHGVTEETTTGVHRLLDMLAKGELKIPAINVNDSVTKSKNDNKYGCRHSLNDAIKRGTDHLLSGKQALVIGYGDVGKGSAQSLRQEGMIVKVSEVDPICAMQACMDGFELVSPFIDGINNGTEASIDKALLGKIDLIVTTTGNVNVCDANMLKALKKRAVVCNIGHFDNEIDTAFMRKNWAWEEVKPQVHKVHRTGAGDFDPQNDDYLILLAEGRLVNLGNATGHPSRIMDGSFANQVLAQIFLFGQKYADLSPAQKAERLTVEVLPKKLDEEVALEMVRGFGGVVTQLTKQQAEYIGVTVEGPFKPHAYRY; this is encoded by the coding sequence ATGAGCGCTGTAATCACGCCTGCAGATTTTAACGACTACAAAGTTGCCGACATGTCCCTGGCTGCCTGGGGCCGTCGTGAAACCATCATCGCCGAATCGGAAATGCCAGCCCTGATGGGTCTGCGCCGCAAGTACTCCGTCGAGCAACCGCTCAAGGGCGCGAAGATTCTCGGCTGCATCCACATGACCATTCAGACTGCCGTGCTGATCGAAACCCTGGTTGCCCTGGGTGCCGAAGTACGCTGGTCGTCCTGCAACATTTTCTCGACTCAGGATCAGGCCGCCGCTTCGATCGCCGCTGCCGGCATCCCGGTATTCGCCTGGAAGGGCGAGACTGAACAAGAGTACGAGTGGTGCCTGGAGCAAACCATCCTCAAGGATGGCCAGCCTTGGGATGCCAACATGATCCTCGACGATGGCGGCGACCTGACCGAGCTGCTGCACAAGAAGTACCCACAAGTACTGGACCGCGTTCACGGCGTCACCGAAGAAACCACCACCGGCGTTCACCGCCTGCTGGACATGCTGGCCAAGGGCGAGCTGAAAATCCCGGCCATCAACGTCAACGACTCGGTGACCAAGAGCAAGAACGACAACAAGTATGGCTGCCGTCACAGCCTGAACGACGCGATCAAGCGCGGTACCGACCACCTGTTGTCCGGCAAGCAAGCGCTGGTCATCGGTTACGGTGACGTGGGCAAGGGTTCGGCCCAGTCCCTGCGTCAGGAAGGCATGATCGTCAAAGTCTCCGAAGTTGACCCGATCTGCGCCATGCAAGCCTGCATGGACGGTTTCGAACTGGTTTCGCCGTTCATCGACGGTATCAACAACGGTACCGAAGCGAGCATCGACAAGGCCCTGCTGGGCAAGATTGACCTGATCGTGACCACCACCGGTAACGTCAATGTTTGCGATGCGAACATGCTCAAAGCCCTGAAGAAACGCGCCGTGGTCTGCAACATCGGTCACTTCGACAACGAAATCGACACGGCTTTCATGCGCAAGAACTGGGCATGGGAAGAAGTGAAGCCACAGGTTCACAAGGTTCACCGTACTGGCGCGGGCGATTTCGACCCACAGAACGACGACTACCTGATCCTGCTGGCCGAAGGCCGTCTGGTTAACCTGGGCAACGCCACTGGCCACCCAAGCCGCATCATGGACGGTTCGTTCGCCAACCAGGTCCTTGCGCAGATCTTCCTGTTCGGCCAGAAGTACGCCGACCTGTCGCCAGCCCAGAAAGCCGAGCGCCTGACCGTTGAAGTACTGCCGAAGAAACTCGACGAAGAAGTGGCCCTGGAAATGGTCCGCGGTTTCGGTGGCGTGGTCACTCAACTGACCAAGCAACAGGCTGAATACATCGGCGTGACCGTCGAAGGCCCGTTCAAGCCGCACGCTTACCGCTACTGA
- the metF gene encoding methylenetetrahydrofolate reductase [NAD(P)H], which translates to MSQDRRYSFEFFPTKTDAGHEKLIATARQLATYNPDFFSCTYGAGGSTRDRTLNTVLQLESEVKVPAAPHLSCVGDSKADLRGLLAQYKAAGIKRIVALRGDLPSGMGMASGELRHANDLVSFIREETGDHFHIEVAAYPEMHPQARNFEDDLTNFVRKANAGANSAITQYFFNADSYFYFVERVQAMGVNIPVVPGIMPITNYSKLARFSDACGAEIPRWIRKQLEAYGDDTQSIQGFGEQVITEMCERLLQGGAPGLHFYTLNQAEPSLAVWNNLKLPR; encoded by the coding sequence ATGTCCCAAGACCGCCGCTACAGCTTCGAGTTCTTCCCGACCAAGACCGACGCTGGGCATGAAAAGCTCATCGCCACTGCCCGTCAGCTGGCCACGTACAACCCCGATTTCTTCTCCTGCACCTATGGCGCTGGTGGTTCGACTCGTGATCGCACCCTCAATACCGTGTTGCAGCTCGAAAGCGAAGTCAAAGTCCCTGCCGCACCGCATTTGTCTTGCGTTGGCGATAGCAAGGCTGACTTGCGCGGCCTGCTGGCTCAATACAAGGCGGCCGGTATCAAGCGGATCGTTGCCTTGCGCGGTGACCTGCCTTCAGGCATGGGCATGGCCAGCGGCGAATTGCGCCATGCCAATGACCTGGTGAGCTTCATTCGTGAAGAGACCGGCGATCACTTCCACATCGAAGTCGCCGCTTACCCGGAAATGCACCCGCAAGCACGCAACTTCGAAGACGATCTCACCAATTTCGTGCGCAAGGCCAACGCCGGCGCCAACAGTGCGATCACCCAGTACTTCTTCAACGCCGACAGCTACTTCTACTTCGTCGAGCGTGTACAGGCGATGGGCGTGAACATCCCGGTTGTTCCGGGCATCATGCCGATCACCAACTACAGCAAGCTGGCACGCTTCTCCGACGCCTGCGGTGCGGAAATCCCGCGCTGGATCCGCAAACAGCTGGAAGCCTACGGTGACGACACCCAAAGCATTCAGGGTTTCGGCGAGCAGGTGATCACCGAAATGTGTGAACGTTTGTTGCAAGGCGGCGCACCAGGGCTGCATTTCTATACCCTGAACCAGGCCGAACCTAGCCTGGCCGTCTGGAACAATCTGAAACTGCCACGCTGA
- a CDS encoding transporter substrate-binding domain-containing protein, whose protein sequence is MPVIAQLLTAVLFACLSFTARGEKLRIVTEPWAPYVYEENGQALGLDYETTAIVFQRLGIEVEWQFLPWKRCLAMLDQGLADGALDIFHSSERDATLLYPSEPLSEVEFVLFYANDRPHPFRTLEDLRGLTIGTSPGYLYSQDFRDSTLFTREPAPTHEANFGKLQRGRIDLLITDRRVGQTLLDTLKLRDQISESPTVISHQSQFLALRRNAGMDLLVQRFGAELKRFKREPAYAQLSARYGAGPVPDATQITPQASNGKTVEQQESSAP, encoded by the coding sequence ATGCCCGTCATTGCCCAATTGCTGACAGCCGTGCTTTTTGCTTGCCTGAGCTTTACCGCTCGGGGCGAGAAGCTGCGCATTGTCACCGAGCCCTGGGCGCCCTACGTCTACGAGGAAAACGGCCAGGCCCTCGGGCTGGACTACGAAACCACGGCGATCGTCTTCCAGCGCCTGGGGATTGAGGTGGAGTGGCAGTTCCTGCCATGGAAACGCTGCCTGGCCATGCTTGATCAAGGGTTGGCCGACGGCGCGCTGGATATCTTCCACAGCAGCGAACGCGACGCCACCTTGCTCTATCCCAGCGAACCACTCTCGGAAGTCGAGTTCGTGTTGTTCTATGCCAATGATCGTCCTCACCCCTTCCGCACCCTTGAAGACCTGCGAGGCCTGACCATCGGCACCTCGCCCGGCTACCTGTACAGCCAGGACTTCAGGGACTCGACCCTGTTCACCCGCGAGCCTGCGCCGACCCATGAAGCCAACTTTGGCAAGCTGCAGCGCGGTCGTATCGACCTGCTGATCACCGACCGTCGGGTTGGCCAAACCCTGCTCGACACCTTGAAACTGCGCGACCAGATCAGCGAAAGCCCCACGGTCATCAGTCACCAAAGCCAGTTCCTGGCCCTGCGCCGCAATGCCGGCATGGACCTGCTGGTGCAGCGTTTCGGCGCCGAGCTCAAGCGTTTCAAACGTGAACCGGCCTACGCTCAATTGAGTGCGCGTTATGGTGCCGGCCCGGTACCTGACGCCACACAGATCACGCCGCAAGCCAGCAACGGGAAAACCGTTGAGCAGCAGGAAAGCAGCGCTCCGTGA
- a CDS encoding DEAD/DEAH box helicase, which translates to MSFASLGLSEALVRAIEAAGYTQPTPVQQRAIPAVLQGRDLMVAAQTGTGKTGGFALPILERLFPNGHPDKSQRHGPRQPRVLVLTPTRELAAQVHESFKVYARDLKFVSACIFGGVGMNPQVQAMSRGVDVLVACPGRLLDLAGQGSVDLSHVEILVLDEADRMLDMGFVHDVKKVLARLPAKRQNLLFSATFSKDITDLAGKLLHNPERIEVTPPNTTVERIEQRVFRLAASHKRSLLAHLITAGAWEQVLVFTRTKHGANRLAEYLDKHGLSAVAIHGNKSQNARTKALADFKAGEVRILVATDIAARGLDIDQLPHVVNFELPNVDEDYVHRIGRTGRAGRSGEAISLVAPDEEKLLKSIERMTKQKIADGDLMGFDSSAVEAEKPEVRERPDVRNPRNPRGPRGDGPNGSGGGGGRKDKGKDKGGKEKPAAGRGERPAQKPREGTPAREQQRPAPRAVADRAPDEFLDDDIDNFGNRVDYVPQQKAPQGRGRRPGAPAQGAAGAGAPRTGQPQGRQNGPRNSSGASTGTPPAKRSGPRSGAPRDGQARREESRNRRPARDDQPRQEPAVQNPRGTQPKIMHKESKADRFPTPEQLDQLPSRPRGEKPALLTRNR; encoded by the coding sequence ATGTCCTTTGCTTCCCTCGGTCTCTCCGAGGCTTTAGTCCGCGCCATCGAGGCAGCGGGCTACACCCAGCCTACCCCGGTGCAACAGCGGGCCATTCCCGCCGTGTTGCAAGGTCGCGACTTGATGGTTGCGGCGCAGACAGGTACGGGTAAAACCGGCGGTTTCGCCTTGCCGATTCTGGAGCGCTTGTTCCCCAACGGTCACCCGGACAAATCCCAGCGTCACGGCCCGCGCCAACCACGCGTCCTGGTCCTGACCCCGACTCGCGAACTGGCCGCCCAGGTGCACGAGAGTTTCAAGGTCTACGCCCGTGACCTGAAATTCGTCAGTGCCTGCATTTTCGGCGGCGTTGGCATGAACCCACAGGTTCAGGCGATGTCCCGCGGTGTCGACGTGCTGGTGGCTTGCCCGGGCCGTTTGCTCGACCTGGCCGGCCAAGGCAGCGTCGATCTGTCCCACGTGGAAATCCTGGTACTGGACGAAGCGGACCGGATGCTCGACATGGGCTTCGTCCATGACGTGAAGAAAGTCCTCGCCCGCCTGCCGGCCAAACGTCAGAACCTGCTGTTCTCGGCAACCTTCTCCAAGGACATCACTGACCTTGCCGGCAAGTTGCTGCACAACCCGGAACGCATCGAAGTCACGCCACCGAACACCACGGTCGAGCGCATCGAGCAACGGGTGTTCCGTCTGGCCGCCAGCCACAAGCGCTCGCTGCTGGCGCACCTGATTACTGCCGGCGCCTGGGAACAGGTTCTGGTGTTCACCCGTACCAAGCACGGCGCCAACCGCCTGGCCGAGTACCTGGACAAACACGGTCTGAGCGCCGTCGCGATCCACGGCAACAAGAGCCAGAACGCCCGCACCAAAGCCCTGGCCGACTTCAAGGCCGGCGAAGTGCGTATCCTGGTGGCCACCGATATCGCTGCTCGCGGCCTGGATATCGACCAACTGCCACACGTGGTCAACTTCGAGCTGCCAAACGTCGACGAAGACTATGTGCACCGTATCGGCCGTACCGGCCGTGCCGGTCGTTCGGGCGAGGCGATCTCGCTGGTTGCCCCGGACGAAGAAAAACTGCTGAAAAGCATCGAGCGCATGACCAAGCAGAAAATCGCCGATGGCGACCTGATGGGCTTTGATTCCAGCGCTGTAGAAGCCGAGAAACCAGAAGTTCGCGAGCGTCCGGACGTGCGTAACCCGCGCAATCCACGCGGCCCACGCGGCGACGGTCCAAACGGCAGCGGCGGTGGCGGCGGTCGTAAAGACAAGGGCAAGGACAAGGGCGGCAAGGAAAAACCGGCTGCCGGCCGTGGCGAACGCCCGGCTCAAAAGCCGCGTGAAGGCACCCCGGCCCGCGAACAGCAGCGTCCGGCACCCCGCGCCGTTGCTGACCGCGCACCGGACGAGTTCCTCGACGACGATATCGATAACTTCGGTAACCGCGTCGACTACGTTCCGCAGCAGAAGGCCCCTCAAGGCCGTGGCCGCCGTCCGGGCGCTCCGGCACAAGGCGCTGCTGGTGCAGGTGCTCCACGCACCGGCCAGCCACAAGGTCGCCAGAACGGTCCGCGTAACAGCAGCGGCGCCAGCACTGGCACCCCGCCTGCCAAGCGCAGTGGTCCACGCAGCGGTGCTCCACGTGACGGCCAGGCCCGTCGCGAGGAGTCGCGCAACCGCCGCCCGGCCCGTGACGACCAGCCGCGTCAGGAACCCGCAGTGCAGAACCCGCGCGGTACCCAGCCGAAGATCATGCACAAGGAGTCCAAGGCTGATCGCTTCCCGACACCTGAGCAGCTCGATCAACTGCCAAGCCGCCCACGCGGCGAGAAACCGGCGTTGCTGACCCGCAACCGCTGA
- a CDS encoding YceI family protein, with translation MLKKTLAALAIGTALLSAGQAMAAEYKIDKEGNHAFVDFKISHLGYSFIHGTFKDWDGKFSFDAKAPEASKIDVVLKTASVDTNHAERDKHIRTPDFLDAAKYPEAKFVSTSVKSTGEKTADVTGDLTLHGVTKPVVIKATFNGEGKDPWGGYRAGFNGTTTLQLSEFGIKGPGPTSQTLDLDITFEGVQAK, from the coding sequence ATGTTGAAAAAGACTCTCGCCGCTCTGGCAATCGGTACTGCTCTGTTGTCGGCAGGGCAAGCGATGGCCGCGGAATACAAGATCGACAAGGAAGGCAATCACGCTTTCGTCGACTTCAAGATCAGCCACCTGGGCTACAGCTTCATCCACGGTACTTTCAAGGACTGGGACGGTAAGTTCAGCTTCGACGCCAAGGCTCCAGAAGCCAGTAAAATCGACGTTGTGCTGAAAACCGCCAGCGTTGATACCAATCACGCTGAACGTGACAAGCACATCCGTACCCCGGACTTCCTGGACGCAGCGAAATACCCTGAAGCCAAGTTCGTTTCCACCAGTGTCAAATCCACTGGCGAAAAAACCGCTGACGTGACCGGCGACCTGACCCTGCACGGCGTGACCAAGCCAGTTGTGATCAAGGCAACCTTCAACGGCGAAGGCAAGGACCCATGGGGTGGCTACCGTGCCGGCTTCAACGGCACGACTACCCTGCAGTTGAGCGAGTTCGGCATCAAAGGCCCAGGTCCTACTTCCCAGACCCTAGACCTGGACATCACGTTTGAAGGTGTTCAAGCGAAATAA